From the Cucurbita pepo subsp. pepo cultivar mu-cu-16 unplaced genomic scaffold, ASM280686v2 Cp4.1_scaffold000203, whole genome shotgun sequence genome, the window CCACTTTTCTCTCATCCATTTCTTGCCATTGCTGACTCATGTTCCGACCTGAAGCATTCCGATAGATCTCTatcttccttccttttcaCTTCTCTGCCACCTCCAGCGGCGTTTCTCTTCACTTCTTCGCCACCTCCTGCACGAAGCTTCTTTAAATCTCCACCTCTGGCGGTGTTTCTCTTTCCCTCTCCGCCACTTCCTGTGCGAAGCTTCTTTAAATCTCCTCTGCCAGCGGCatttctcttcccctctccactACCTCCTGCCTGAAGCTTCTTTAAATCTCCACCCCCAGCGGCGTTTCTTTTCCCCTCTCTGTCACCTCCTGCCCAAAGCTTCTTTAAATCTCCACCATCAGCGGCatttctcttcccctctccgCCACCCCCGACAGCgtttctcttcccctctccgCCACCTCCGCCGCAGCCAGCGGAGTGATTGAAGACTATACGGAAGATCAACCATCTAGAGAAGATAAGCTGATTGGCGAGAAAGTTGTTCTCAATAAGagataacttttttaatttaaaccatTTAATAATGTAACGCATAAATATTATGATCActacttttgttttaaaaataagtttatcattatataaatataactttattttgtgtttaaaaaatattcataaattttcaaaaatagtattaatatttaaaatttattgaaccTATCAGAGAACTTCTGTAGTAATATttagatgaaaaaatattagagCTTTAAAT encodes:
- the LOC111784458 gene encoding circumsporozoite protein-like; translated protein: MVIRNGILDSDDECEDHDSQLVEEIAAYDDEYVEEVFNHSAGCGGGGGEGKRNAVGGGGEGKRNAADGGDLKKLWAGGDREGKRNAAGGGDLKKLQAGGSGEGKRNAAGRGDLKKLRTGSGGEGKRNTARGGDLKKLRAGGGEEVKRNAAGGGREVKRKEDRDLSECFRSEHESAMARNG